A window of Fragaria vesca subsp. vesca linkage group LG7, FraVesHawaii_1.0, whole genome shotgun sequence contains these coding sequences:
- the LOC101305312 gene encoding uncharacterized protein At3g49140-like, with translation MMTMMIESAMAVRFNAAAANVCSSTAVPCFRPRWSSEELTGAVHITSCRLASSGFPWIRRSKSDSVAKRSSSCVKNGIRAATEQLGPGSEPVKPNGRPQYHPFEDIAEASLDNVGAARLTSAESARTIIEVNSKATLMFSSMINDEVHENIMCPDLPYVTDEHGNIYFQVKDGEDNASMQSITSENNFVQVIIGLDTMEMINEMELPEIDFGIDEIEGEYSDGEDDNDEDDDDEDDDDDSDWVAVLDDEDEEDDDEDDETLGDWAKLETMRYSHPMYFAKKLTEVASDDPIDWAEQAPASLVIQGLLRPAYIDEHTVIKKHFSDHELNNDEKQVERTVEAHSEEPDKINGHESGSLEGSPLQAEESDNEKGETPKNGTTFYKLEIVKIQLFSSHGHLSVVEVEDFVKAKPDAIAHSAAKIISRLKAGGEKTTQALKSLCWRLKGIQVEEVVLIGIDSLGFDLRVCSGTQVQTLRFALNARATSEYSAERQLNDLLFPRTQHKPQKVKQS, from the exons ATGATGACGATGATGATCGAGTCAGCCATGGCCGTACGATTCAACGCCGCCGCCGCCAATGTCTGCTCCTCCACCGCCGTGCCTT GTTTTCGTCCGCGGTGGAGCTCCGAGGAGCTGACCGGAGCAGTACACATCACCTCTTGCCGGCTCGCGTCGTCCGGTTTTCCGTG GATTAGGAGATCAAAGAGTGATTCGGTTGCGAAAAGGAGTAGTAGTTGTGTCAAGAATGGGATTCGAGCTGCCACGGAGCAGTTAGGGCCCGGTTCGGAGCCGGTGAAGCCGAATGGGAGGCCGCAGTATCATCCATTTGAGGATATTGCGGAGGCAAGTTTAGATAATGTTGGAGCCGCGAGGCTTACGTCTGCAGAATCTGCTAGGACTATTATTGAG GTGAACAGCAAAGCGACGCTCATGTTTTCGAGTATGATCAATGACGAGGTTCATGAGAATATTATGTGTCCTGATTTGCCTTATGTAACTGATGAACATGGAA ATATATACTTTCAAGTGAAGGATGGTGAAGATAATGCGTCTATGCAATCCATAACTTCAGAAAATAACTTTGTG CAAGTTATTATTGGCTTAGATACTATGGAAATGATCAACGAGATGGAGTTACCAGAAATTGATTTTGGAATTGATGAGATTGAAGGTGAATATAGTGATGGTGAAGATGACAATGATGAGGATGACGACGATGAAGATGATGATGATGATTCG GATTGGGTTGCCGTTCTTGATGACGAAGATGAAGAAGATGATGACGAAGATGACGAGACTCTTGGAGACTGGGCAAAGCTGGAGACTATGCGTTATTCTCACCCAATGTATTTTGCCAAGAAGCTGACTGAG GTTGCTTCAGATGATCCTATAGACTGGGCAGAGCAAGCTCCAGCTAGTTTGGTAATTCAGGGGCTTCTAAGACCTGCATATATTGACGAACATACTGTCATAAAAAAGCATTTCTCTGATCATGAGCTCAATAATGACGAGAAACAAGTTGAGAGAACTGTAGAAGCTCATTCAGAAGAGCCTGATAAGATCAATGGCCATGAATCAGGATCTTTAGAGGGCAGTCCACTCCAGGCAGAGGAATCTGACAATGAGAAGGGTGAAACACCAAAGAATGGGACTACATTTTACAAACTGGAGATTGTTAAGATTCAGTTGTTTTCATCACATGGACATCTG AGTGTTGTTGAAGTAGAAGACTTTGTAAAAGCTAAGCCTGATGCCATTGCACACTCAGCTGCTAAAATTATATCTCGTCTGAAAGCCGGTGGAGAAAAGACCACACAAGCTCTCAAGTCCCTCTGCTGGAGACTAAAGGGTATCCAAGTTGAG GAGGTAGTACTTATTGGTATAGATTCTCTTGGATTTGATTTGAGGGTTTGCTCAGGAACACAAGTTCAGACATTGCGATTTGCACTAAATGCACGG GCCACTTCTGAGTATAGTGCTGAGAGACAACTTAATGATCTATTATTCCCAAGGACGCAGCACAAGCCACAAAAAGTAAAGCAAAGTTAA
- the LOC101305605 gene encoding uncharacterized protein P11E10.01-like codes for MASTPPSTPSKTIPVFITTDSLHSILSHQTLINHFHSSLPAVSSSLCSPLRQSHAVSSTSSLLLMPSWSSSPSLPYIGVKLVTYFPLNSAVSLPGIHGSYVLFSSTSGQTLATMDGTALTLYRTACVSGLASRILSRNDSEVLVMVGAGALAPHLIRAHLAARPGLKRVIIWNRTEEKARALAAEMRGSLGGDGVEFGSCGRLDEAVEMGDIVSCATNSEVALVKGERLKVGAHLDLVGSFQHSMKECDDEAVRRGRVFVDNEAALVEAGELVGAFERGVIEKGDVCGMLVELIRGEKAGRRSDEEITVFKSVGSAVVDILAAQLVYETYMKQ; via the coding sequence ATGGCTTCTACTCCTCCATCCACCCCTTCCAAAACAATCCCAGTCTTCATCACCACCGATTCCCTACACTCAATCCTCTCTCACCAAACCCTAATCAACCACTTCCACTCTTCCCTCCCCGCCGTCTCCTCCTCCCTCTGCTCCCCCCTCCGCCAAAGCCACGCTGTCTCCTCCACCTCCTCCCTCCTCCTCATGCCCTCCTGGTCCTCCTCCCCTTCTCTCCCCTACATCGGCGTCAAGCTCGTCACCTACTTCCCGCTCAACTCCGCCGTCAGCTTGCCCGGAATCCACGGCAGCTACGTCCTCTTCAGCTCCACCTCCGGCCAAACCCTCGCCACCATGGACGGCACTGCTCTCACTCTCTACCGCACTGCCTGCGTCTCCGGATTAGCTTCCAGGATCCTATCAAGAAATGACAGTGAGGTTTTGGTCATGGTCGGAGCCGGAGCTCTGGCGCCGCATTTGATCAGGGCGCATCTTGCAGCGAGGCCGGGGTTGAAGAGAGTGATCATATGGAACAGGACGGAGGAGAAGGCGAGAGCATTGGCGGCGGAGATGAGGGGGAGTTTGGGAGGTGATGGGGTGGAGTTTGGGAGCTGTGGGAGGTTGGATGAGGCGGTGGAGATGGGGGACATTGTGAGCTGCGCCACGAATTCGGAGGTGGCGCTGGTGAAGGGGGAGAGGCTGAAGGTGGGAGCTCATTTGGACTTGGTTGGCTCGTTCCAGCATTCGATGAAGGAGTGTGATGATGAGGCTGTAAGGAGGGGGAGAGTGTTTGTGGACAATGAGGCGGCGCTGGTGGAGGCCGGGGAGCTGGTTGGAGCTTTCGAGAGGGGTGTGATTGAGAAGGGTGATGTGTGTGGGATGCTGGTGGAGTTGATCAGAGGAGAGAAGGCTGGGAGGAGAAGTGATGAGGAGATTACCGTGTTCAAGTCGGTAGGATCAGCAGTTGTGGACATTCTTGCTGCACAGCTGGTGTATGAAACTTACATGAAGCAGTGA
- the LOC101305890 gene encoding uncharacterized protein LOC101305890, whose translation MELKATKGISLKRSSMGSKKRKKNSFKRQKRRKAADIKYSMTEITRMARNRPVRPKKLKTPDFENGKEELLRLMKRIRPTVEKEKEYLYKEGCAVCSKDHFPEDCPCLDKIPPGTDLGPLFDRVCNCCGKIGDECCRKGAYAILTRCDGCENIGHWYWENRCPKDWCRPSYLVEIPSIQELEHEVMQNKNKVVVQEDDESDSEDEYDYDNFYDDNGCLKRLKTPDFKDDKEELLRLMKRIRPTVEKEKEYLYKEGCAVCSKDHFPEDCPCLDKIPPGTDLGPLFDRVCNCCGKIGDECCRKGAYAILTRCDGCENIGHWYWENRCPKDWCRPSYLVEIPSIQELEHEVMQNKNKVVVQEDEKNSIKEVPSTEQSLENSLQNKEEDDVKVDVGKDNKSKDEVMVEDDDSKEDDEAKGGNESSNQSRSKSCKAILTQSGLSRSKDVKAIEELTAGCYRSLRL comes from the exons ATGGAGCTCAAAGCCACGAAGGGAATTAGTTTGAAGCGTTCATCTATGGGAAGTAAGAAAAGAAAGAAAAATAGTTTCAAGCGTCAGAAAAGGCGCAAAGCAGCGGACATCAAATACAGCATGACAGAGATCACGAGGATGGCGAGGAATCGGCCTG TGCGTCCGAAGAAGCTCAAAACTCCAGATTTTGAAAATGGCAAAGAGGAGCTCCTGAGATTGATGAAGAGGATTCGACCTACTG TGGAAAAAGAGAAGGAGTACTTGTATAAAGAGGGCTGTGCTGTCTGCAGTAAAGATCACTTCCCTGAAGATTGCCCTTGCTTGGATAAAATCCCACCGGGCACAGATCTAGGGCCTCTGTTTGACAGGGTTTGCAATTGTTGTGGCAAAATCGGAGATGAATGCTGTCGCAAGGGAGCATATGCTATTCTCACAAGGTGTGATGGTTGTGAAAATATAGGTCATTGGTACTGGGAGAACAGGTGCCCCAAGGACTGGTGCAGACCCTCCTATCTAGTCGAGATCCCGTCCATCCAGGAACTTGAACATGAGGTTATGCAGAACAAGAACAAGGTTGTGGTCCAGGAGGATGACGAGTCTGACTCTGAGGATGAATATGACTACGACAACTTCTATGACGATAACGGGTGTCTGAAAAGGCTCAAAACTCCAGATTTTAAAGATGACAAAGAGGAGCTCCTGAGATTGATGAAGAGGATTCGACCTACTG TGGAAAAGGAGAAGGAGTACTTGTATAAAGAGGGCTGTGCTGTCTGCAGTAAAGATCACTTCCCTGAAGATTGCCCATGCTTGGATAAAATCCCACCGGGCACAGATCTAGGGCCTCTGTTTGACAGGGTTTGCAATTGTTGTGGCAAAATCGGAGATGAATGCTGTCGCAAGGGAGCATATGCTATTCTCACAAGGTGTGATGGTTGTGAAAATATAGGTCATTGGTACTGGGAGAACAGGTGCCCCAAGGACTGGTGCAGACCCTCCTATCTAGTCGAGATCCCGTCCATCCAGGAACTCGAACATGAGGTTATGCAGAACAAGAACAAGGTTGTGGTCCAGGAGGATGAGAAGAACTCTATCAAGGAGGTCCCGTCCACTGAACAATCCCTCGAGAACTCTCTGCAG AATAAGGAAGAGGATGATGTTAAGGTGGATGTTGGGAAGGACAACAAGAGCAAGGATGAGGTTATGGTCGAGGATGACGATAGCAAGGAAGATGATGAGGCTAAAG GTGGAAATGAGTCTTCAAATCAGAGCAGGAGCAAGAGTTGTAAGGCAATCTTGACACAGTCTGGGTTATCAAGGAGCAAGGATGTCAAGGCTATCGAGGAGCTTACCGCTGGATGTTATCGATCATTGAGACTTTAG
- the LOC101304341 gene encoding coiled-coil domain-containing protein 111 homolog, with amino-acid sequence MDDVDRLFECFKCGISPPQSALRERKRIKSKPNQRSKAQEVDSPRSPEQIKKIASDLQLSAEKGGSATAEAKSVNRRKQLSPVVFYGSPNGVPPKQPSRLLLRVLREIRVDLTAQKRLSSRKEVWATFPRQEEAMQFAKRNENVHVFSYQDHFSGQRRFLVSSYDEFWRRYKFMDSKFRHHYEVIQEGLPCHLYFDLEFNKKDNTDRNGDEMVDLLISVVFEALLEKYSIQGNMEWIIELDSSTEAKFSRHLIVRIQKTAFKDNSHIGGFVTEICSRISSAKGRDGRFEKLFITKDSSSGDLEPSHLFVDTAVYTRNRCFRLALSSKAGKKSVLLPTGRFKAKDMMSEEEMFMASLICNLDADCEKLLVCKSDLDCIKTLHFDTEVNPSFGKSYSWPQEFALSGCTSDASATYFMGKSPFPALDAFVEFVATIGNVSGKIRSWYWFSEFGLMVYSMSRNRYCERIGRQHKSNHVIYIADLRRGVYYQKCHDPDCRGYRSPSRPIPWNIVRDLVHECEKDHERVLFDDENTKSSGVTDSWWLEAIKVADEVENKQNSLELSNPVAYEELMVR; translated from the exons ATGGACGACGTTGATCGCTTGTTCGAGTGCTTCAAGTGCGGCATCTCTCCTCCAC AATCTGCTTTGAGAGAGAGAAAGAGAATCAAGAGCAAACCGAATCAGAGGAGTAAGGCCCAGGAAGTTGATTCTCCGCGGTCGCCGGAGCAAATAAAGAAGATTGCATCAGATTTACAGCTTTCTGCAGAAAAA GGTGGTTCTGCAACAGCTGAAGCGAAAAGCGTTAATCGTAGGAAGCAGTTATCTCCGGTTGTGTTTTACGGGTCTCCAAATGGAGTGCCTCCAAAGCAACCATCAAGGCTGTTGCTGCGTGTGTTGCGTGAGATACGTGTTGATCTCACTGCGCAAAAACGATTGAGTTCAAG GAAGGAAGTATGGGCTACATTTCCGAGGCAGGAGGAAGCAATGCAGTTTGCCAAACGGAACGAAAATGTTCATGTTTTTAGTTATCAAGATCACTTTAGTGGACAAAGAAGGTTCCTTGTTTCAAGTTATGACGAGTTTTGGAGAAG ATACAAATTTATGGATTCCAAGTTTCGTCACCATTACGAAGTCATTCAGGAG GGTTTACCATGCCACCTTTATTTTGACCTGGAATTCAATAAGAAAGACAATACAGACAGAAATGGAGATGAAATGGTTGATCTGTTAATATCAGTTGTTTTCGAAGCGTTGCTTGAAAAGTATTCTATTCAAGGGAACATGGAGTGGATAATTGAGCTTGATTCCTCTACGGAAG CAAAGTTCTCTCGACATCTAATTGTTCGTATCCAAAAGACTGCTTTTAAGGACAACTCACATATAGGTGGATTTGTCACTGAG ATATGCTCACGGATATCGAGTGCAAAGGGGAGGGATGGAAGATTTGAGAAATTGTTTATTACAAAAGATTCAAGCTCTGGAGATTTGGAGCCTAGTCACCTATTTGTGGACACTGCTGTGTATACAAGGAATCGTTGTTTTCGTCTAGCTCTATCATCAAAGGCAGGGAAGAAGTCGGTGCTTCTACCTACTGGGCGCTTCAAAGCTAAGGACATGATG TCTGAAGAGGAGATGTTCATGGCGTCGTTGATCTGCAATTTGGATGCTGATTGTGAGAAGCTTCTAGTCTGCAAGTCTGATCTTGATTGTATAAAGACCCTGCATTTTGATACAGAG GTAAACCCTAGTTTTGGAAAATCTTACAGTTGGCCCCAAGAATTTGCACTGAGTGGTTGCACCAGTGATGCTTCAGCAACATACTTCATGGGGAAATCTCCATTTCCAGCTTTGGATGCATTTGTGGAATTTGTTGCTACAATTGGAAATGTATCAG GTAAAATTCGCAGCTGGTACTGGTTCTCAGAGTTTGGACTCATGGTCTACAGTATGTCGAGAAACAGATACTGTGAGCGAATCGGCAGACAGCACAAAAGCAATCATG TGATATACATTGCTGACCTCAGAAGGGGTGTTTATTATCAGAAATGTCATGATCCTGATTGCAGAG GTTATCGTTCTCCATCACGTCCAATTCCGTGGAATATTGTCCGTGACCTGGTGCATGAATGTGAAAAAGATCATGAACGTGTTCTTTTTGATGATGAGAACACGAAAAGCAGTGGTGTTACAGATTCATGGTGGCTTGAAGCCATAAAAGTTGCAGATGAAGTTGAAAATAAGCAAAATTCATTAGAGCTCAGCAATCCG GTTGCTTATGAAGAATTAATGGTTCGCTAA